Proteins co-encoded in one bacterium genomic window:
- a CDS encoding phosphatase PAP2 family protein has translation MRPWLQQCLVVVLLILGWNNIILAEEADKLATVKKLVVRVGYDATYIINSPLRMDSGSVKKLLLFSGISYGLMAVDDRLNRELTKIEYEKIGKYIEPLGVTHREFYLTMGTLYLSGLASKNSKLKKTSMLLSEAVLFNGSLTRFFKDIFGRPRPFQQVGERNWDDFYPFSGYDAFPSGHTSTAFTLTTVISHQYPSRWVKVTGYTIASLVGLQRLNSDVHGIADVFAGAVLGIWVGNTVCSLDKAWEKGDIQISSQGLRIRF, from the coding sequence GAGGAGGCAGATAAGTTGGCCACTGTTAAGAAACTTGTGGTAAGAGTGGGCTATGATGCAACCTATATCATTAACTCTCCATTAAGGATGGATAGTGGAAGCGTCAAAAAGCTCCTTCTGTTTTCAGGCATTAGCTATGGGTTAATGGCTGTAGATGATAGGTTAAATCGTGAATTAACAAAGATAGAGTATGAGAAGATAGGTAAGTATATAGAGCCGTTAGGTGTAACTCACCGCGAATTTTATCTAACTATGGGAACACTCTATTTATCAGGTCTGGCCTCTAAGAATAGCAAACTGAAGAAAACCTCTATGTTGTTATCAGAGGCAGTTCTATTCAACGGTTCTTTAACCCGTTTTTTTAAGGATATCTTTGGCCGTCCCCGTCCCTTCCAGCAAGTGGGAGAGAGAAACTGGGATGATTTTTACCCTTTTAGCGGGTACGATGCCTTTCCTTCAGGCCATACCTCAACCGCCTTTACCCTGACCACAGTAATCTCTCACCAATATCCATCCCGGTGGGTGAAGGTAACAGGCTATACCATTGCCTCCCTGGTCGGACTTCAGCGGCTTAATAGCGATGTGCATGGGATAGCCGATGTCTTTGCCGGGGCAGTGCTTGGAATATGGGTGGGGAATACCGTCTGTTCCCTTGATAAGGCCTGGGAAAAAGGTGATATCCAGATTTCCTCTCAGGGACTTAGGATTAGATTTTAA